The following nucleotide sequence is from Sporolituus thermophilus DSM 23256.
ACGAGCTCAGCGAGCTCCAGCACCGTCATTTTCTCAATAGCTTCCATAATTTGTTCTTTCGTCATATTTCAATACCTCCAACTTTCTAGTTGTTTATGTTTTGATTTAGGATATTGTGTTAACTAGGGAAACCAGGCTGCATCATTCATGCGGAACGTTTCACGCCGCACCGCTTATGCAGATTCTTTTTGTTTGCGGACAGCTTCCAGCACATATACGAAGTTGCGGATGGTGCCCTGGAGAACATTGACCAGACCGGCAATGGGCGCCTGCATGCCTGCCAGCACCTGAGCGATAAGGACTTCGCGCGGCGGCAGGTTAGCCAAGGCTTTAACCCCGTCGACGTCAATAACCTTGCCCTCGACCAAGCCGGCTTTGATTTCCATGACTTGCAACTTGTTTTCTTTGATGAAGTCGGAAATCACTTTGGCCGGTGCTACCGGGTCAGCGTAAGACATGGCGATGGCCGTAGGTCCTTCCAAATAAGGCTCCAGCCCTTCCAATCCCACTTCTTTGGCAGCAATGCGGGTCAGGGTATTTTTTACTACGCGATACTCAACGCCGGCTTCGCGAAGCTTACGGCGCAGTTTGGTGTCCTGAGCCACCGTAAGGCCGCGGTAGTTGGTAATAACCGCCCCTTTGGTATTTGCCAGTTTTTCTTTCAATTCAGCGACAATAGCTTGTTTCTCCGATGTTACTGCCACTTACATTCCACCTCCTTTATAGGTTTCACTGAACACCAAAATTAAAAGCGACCTCGCGGCAGCAGAAAACCGGAGGTCGCCTACACACAGGCTTAGTGTGCAGCAGCGTTTACCCGGCCTCGGCAGGCGGACTTTATCATCCATTAAAGAAACTACCTGCTTTCTACAGCCTACTAGCTATTAGATTTATGCTATTAGTCTTTTTTGCCGGGGGCGCGCAGCGTGCTCACTTTTACGCCAGGTCCCATCGTGGTGCTCAGGGTAATGCTGCGCAGATACTGGCCCTTGGCTGCAGCCGGCTTAACGCGGATCAAGGTGTCGATAAGCGTATAGAAGTTCTTAAGCAGCTTCTCGTTGTCAAACGAGACTTTGCCGATCGGCGCATGAATATTACCGGCCTTATCGGTGC
It contains:
- the rplJ gene encoding 50S ribosomal protein L10 translates to MAVTSEKQAIVAELKEKLANTKGAVITNYRGLTVAQDTKLRRKLREAGVEYRVVKNTLTRIAAKEVGLEGLEPYLEGPTAIAMSYADPVAPAKVISDFIKENKLQVMEIKAGLVEGKVIDVDGVKALANLPPREVLIAQVLAGMQAPIAGLVNVLQGTIRNFVYVLEAVRKQKESA